TTCAGCACCTAGCCCATTCCTCTTTCTGGACAGAACTAGTTTGGAAAGGGTTGTCACAGGGAGTAAGGATATAACATGTGAAAGCAACTTAAAACTGACTGGCAGTTGGAAACATTAGGTGTTATTCGCAAAATCAAAAGCTTACAATGGCAAATGCTCACCTTGTGCCAGGTGCCTTGGGAAACAAAGCTGAATTCCACATCGATTTTGACCCCCAGGGAGCTGACAGTCTAACAGAGGAAAGTGAAATGTTGAATGGCTTCTGTGGGATTCAGAAAGATGACAAGATCTCGGAGGAGACTAGAAGGGaccccggggggcgggggggagcatAAAGAGTGCGGAAGACTCCTGTAAAATGATGGGGTAATTGTCAGACGATGGACCTATACTGCGCTGGAAGAAAGGCTGGTTTTCCGGGaacttttcaagttaaaaaataagacacCTTTGAGGCAGGCTTAAGTCACCAAACTGCCTGTTTGCCTTGCCTGCTGGAGAAGAGTAAATGGTTAGGCCTTTCTTCAAGTTTTCCCAGGATTTACAAACTTGCAAGGGCTTCAACTAGGGGCGGAGGTGGGGGGAGTCGTGGCGTTGTTGGCAGATCAAGGAAAAAAACAGTACCTGTTAGAAGTATAAAGTGCAAACCATTCAGAGATAAGTTAATTTCacttttgggggggcggggggaaatGGTGTGCAGTGGTAAGGCTGTGTGGAAGAGACGAGCGTAAAAGGATGTCTGAAGACGTGTGAGGGCGGGAGCGCGTGAGACCAGTCACGGCAGCTGTCGCTTCTCAGAGTTAGGCAAAGCGCCGTGCCTGGGCCCGCCCTAGGGCGCATGCGCAAACACCCGCAGGGGGGATGAGTGGGCGGGGCTGGCGACCACGTGGCTGGGCCGGCTCCGGGAGAGCCCGGGAAGCGGGCGACTGGGGGAGCGGAGGGGCgggggagtgaggaggaggggctggtctCGCGAGGCCGCGCTTGGGCTCGAACGGGCATTGAGCGCGCGGTTGGAGCTGCCTGGCGGCGGGAGAAGTAGCGTTCGAGCCAAGGGACGTGCGACTACCCTCGCGTGGTCATGGAGGCGCCGCCCCCGCCGCTACCCGCGATGACTCTGGCCCCTGGCCGGAGCCGAAAGCTcctgctgctgcctctgctgctgTTCTTGCTGCGGGCCGAAGCTGTGCGGGACTTGGAGGCGGAGGAGAGGCCCCGAACCCGCGAAGAGGAGTGCCACTTCTATGCGGGTGGCCAAGTGTACCCGGGAGAGGTGTCCCGGGTTTCGGTCGGCGACCACTCCCTGCACCTCAGCAAAGCGAAAAGTAGGTGGTGCCCCACCACGGCGGGATGACCGGCGGCACCCGGAGGTGGGGAGGGCCAGGGGACACATGTACCCTGGTTACGGTGGCTACCCGGGGGCCTGGCTTGGGCGGCACCTCCTGGGCTACCTCCGGTCCCGAAGGGGAGCTTGGTTCTCCTGGGCAGTGGGGGGATGGAGGGGGTTCCAGAGGTGTGAAGAAAGGGGTGGGTTCCACTGTTCAGATTTTGGAGGAATTAGTGGTTACCCCAAAAGCCGCAGATGAGGGAGAGGGTGGCCCTGGTCCTGGGCTTGCAGGCGACGAGGATGTTGTGTAAACTAGAACATTTCCTCAAACATCGCGAAGTGCCTGCAGCGCATCGCGTCTGTTTTCAAGTGCGATTTCGGAGAAGAATGCGCTGATAAGTTGAATAACGATTCACAGAAAGTTTGGATAAACAGAAAAGTGGCTAATCAACGTTTGGCTCAGGAGAGGAAAcgtttcattttgttgttgttgcatctTACAAAGAAAACTGTTAAAAGCCACCTTCCCAGAGACCTATAGAGTTAATGGGCATCCTTTGTGTTTCTCAGAAATGAAGAGCTTGTTACACGGTGTATCTTGAAGGCTCTTTGTAGGGAAATGCGGAAAAGGAGGTTAGAAGTAATGCATTTGGGTTGATGATAAACCTCGTGGCAAATTTGTGTCCTGCCAGTTTGGCTTTTGATTATTTGCATTTCTGTCCAGTGTACACAACTAATGGCCACTTTCAGAAAAGACACGTCAGACTAAGTGGATACTGAGAAAATTGTGGCCTGCTGCATCTGGATGTTAAGATGAGCCAAAAAGAAGTGGGTAGGGACTAAAGGATAAAGAGTGTCCCTTGCTTGCTTTTAAATAACCTGCTTTTCCTACTGACCATCTGGCATTCTGAAGATGTGTATTTGGCTTTTGTGGTCCAGTTACAGCATGTTCCTTGGCCATGTTCagtgaaaaaaagcaatactTTGCAGTTATGAATCCCCAGTGTTAAATGGAATGTTGATATGCCTTAGGATGGAGTGGGAGtgataaatgagaaaaactgTTGCCTCCTTAAACATCTGCAGTTCTTTCCTACTGCAAGTTAtctttaggtttttgttttttaaaaagctagtgTTAcactttcttttgtgtgtgtgtgtgttacacttTCAAAATCATATTTCCAAGTCTCATTGCTTTTACTTGCCTCGgaagatattttgaaatatggCAGCCAGTTAAAGTGGCATTTACTGGCATTACATATATTTCCCGTAACATGCCATCCAAGTCTGCTCATGGAAGCTAATGGTAGTAATAAGATTTCCCTCTACCAGCAGACCTTTTCAAATTTTAGGTATTTGCTACATTTCTCTAATGTGTAGAGAATCTAGAATTACAGGTACAAGGACCTTCACTCAAAATAGAATATTATGGAGCTATTAAGTTCatactttcagatatttttaGTAACATGAATAATTATTCATGATCTAATGCTTACTTTTTTCACAAGTGGGATGCAACAAGATCcaaatttgtgtttaaaaagaCTAGGAGGAAGGacatcaaaatgttaacagtagttAAACAGATGGGTTATGGGGAAAGGgaatttaaatatactttatacTGCTTTCCTTTTGCTTTGTTAATTACATGATTTGTATTTGGGACaatttttgggttttgtttgtaagaacattattttttttattttaattggaggctaattacaatattgtggtggttttgccatacattcacatgaatcagccatgggtgtacatgtgttccccatcctgacatGTGAATGGTTGCTTTGGGAATTCCATTTATAGATCTTAGCAAACTGAATTCTCTTTGCTCTATAAACtgatgacagtttttttttttaactaacacTGCAGTTCGTAAATCAAGAACCCAAAATTTCCCTCCCCGAAAAAGAAAAGCCATATCTAGGTACAGTCAAGGATATGAAGGCATGCCTTTCCACCACCTTGACAACATTGTTACCATTTAACAAACCTTTACCAATTTGTTAAGATAATAAAGCATTCCATCAGTGTCTATAAAAAAGAACCCAAAAGTCAAAATTTTCAGAgcaaaatttttcagttttattggttTTCCCAATATGCTAAAATCACTATGGACTATCATTGTAACACATTATTACAACTATAACCTCACACTTgagtaatatttttaagtaatatatataaagcatatatagTCCCATATCCTTCTGCTATCTAATTCTCCCTCCTGGCCTTTACCTAATCAGATCAGGATGCTTTTGTGAGATAGGCTGCTGGCTCAAGATAAGTAATCACCTGTTATACATTAACTCCACAGAGAAATTAATCTTAAGTGTTTCCCTGTTTTCAGAGTTATCAAAAATGCTGGCTAgtatacaaaatataataaattctaTTATAACCCTTACTTTCTAGGAACCTTAGTCAAATTGGAAGCAAGTATTGACATTAATGTATGTGATGGTTCTGAAAGTTTAAGTGCTATCTAAATGTGTTAACATAATATCAAGGTACATTATTATCAGAGCATGTTGGCTAGACTTCCAAGCATACACTGACAAGACAGCAGCATGAACTATTCAATTTCCATTAGGTCACTTGTTCAAGAGGGTCGCCTCTTTCAAAGCCTGGAAAATAATCCTATGGTCTAGGATTTTACACTTCTGTCCTGACATATTTGCAGATTTCCTATTCCTTGAATGTAGCAGCAGGTCCTCCATGTATATTCAAGAAACTGGACAAACACTTAAATTAATACATCTGGAAGACTGCCATTAGAGAATGGAAAATCTAACTGTTTGAAACGTGGGAAGCTGATTAACTTGGAGGAACTATAGTGAAGTATCCTGTAGGGTTTAGTGCAGGGATAGAATGTAGGGGGTCTGTGAGCatgaataggaaaaagaatctttattttcactaatcTCCAGCTGAAATATAGCAGTTATTTCCATTATGAACATCAGCAGCAAACCACCTTAGCCTCAGCGGTACTCGTTGTCGCCAAGTAGAATCACATACATTTCATACCATTATTATGGATGCTGCCGGTATCCTGGAACATCATTTACACTCATCACAATCTTGAGTAGTTACTAGATCACTGCCAAGTCTCAGAGTTTTAACGTGTTaagaaaaaggacacaaatattaatatatcaccagtttttttttatagttttgatgATTGCATTTCATTGTAAtatatttcctttgaaattctaaatattctaaatattttatgcattcaATAACACTGCAGAAGTCCATCTGCATCACCAGACTGCTAAAAGAGGTCCAAAGATTCCCTCTGAAGCCTTGGTTTTTAATGATGTCCTAAAGATGTCCTTCTGTCATCCCACCAACCCTCTCATCGTTTAAGaacatcatatatttttctttcttagtttccAAGCCAGCACCTTATTGGGAAGGAACAGCTGTGATAAATGGAGAATTTAAGGAGCTCAAGTTAACTGATTATCGTGGGAAGTACCTGGTTTTTTTCTTCTACCCACTTGATTTGTAAGTAATCCATATCATAGCAGCTAGTAATACCTCAGTCATTATTCATCTTTGCTCAGGAGCATCATATAGTTAGAAATTTCTTAGCACTTGTTCATAAAGGGCAACCTGAGATGAGTTTTTTTCAAGAAAGTAACATCTTGAATATATTTCAGAATCATAACCCATTGACCCCAATGttgtatacttatatatatgtgaTTGTGTTAACATAATCATTAGACAAAAACCACAGTTATATTCATTAAACTCTACTTACTAAGGCAAGAAAATGGACTGAGAatattttagaaagcatttaaatAGCAAGACTTAGACCACAAATCTGTTTCTCTGTTAACGTGAATATTTATAAGGCTTTTTCTATGGTGATAGAATTTAactttggttttattatttttgttccttGCTGCATGTTACTTTCCTGTGATTTGaacattttcctgaaaatattggATATGTTTAAGGAATAACACCTATTAACATAAAGTATGATTATGGAGGGGGTTCTCTTTAATTCTGACAGCACTTTTATAGGTAGAAAGTTGACTCAAAGTAAAGATTCTTGGAGTTTTAGTCACACTGaggatttatttttgaatttttcaaattccatgaaaatgaaaagataccaAAGAGAGTTATCCCAACTTTGATCTTTTCTGTTTGAATATGTTTTTTGGTTACAAAAAGTAAATAGATTATTCTGTCTGTGCCACTGTATACTAAGTTCCTTTTTCCATTAGGAGTAATCTAGaactatgtaaatatattttaaatttgtaggGAGGATATACTTAAGCTCATATCTTTATGTCTATAGACCGGGGGCAGCAAACTTCTTCTGTACAGGGCCAGATAGTAAAAATTTTAGTCTTGAAGTGATCTTCATTGCAACTACTCAACTTTGCCATTATAGCATAAAATAGCAACAGATAATAATAAAGGGGTCTTGTACAccattaaaagtttatttacaaaaaacaatATACACTAGATTTTGGCCTGTGGGCTGAAGTTTGCTGACTCCTCTAATCCAAATAGAATTCTCATAAAAATGTGTACATTGAGACTGAAACAAACCATGAATCTGCATAATATGTAATCTTTTAAATTAGTAAGAACTTCCTTATTTCTAATCAATTTGTACTATAGTTTGACTAACTAAAATGTGTACTATAACTTCTAATAGAGACCTGAAGTAgacattttaatgtatataaaatgataGGCCTTCTaaattcatgttgctgtaaaaCCAGAAGGCAGcacacatattaaatatatatggtgCTAAACCTGAATTGTGAAATTAACCTAACACAGCAGACAAATAAGCTATTTCTCCAGTATTATTTAAAACTCCCCAATGAATAAGACCTATCTAATTAAAGCATGATGTTAGCAATGGTCTTCTGGAGCAAGGAGCTAAGAGAGTTTCTGCTGTTTGCATGTAAAGCCAGCCAAACTGGACCTGGTTAGAGAAAGAAGAATTCTGGGACATTTGCCACAGTCTAtaaggaagaaaatcagaattgTAACCCTTCAGGTTTCTGCCAAAACTTTTATGTTGGGCCAgtaagaaaggaatggcaacccactccagtatttttgcctagagaatcccatggacagaggagcctggtgggctacaatccatggggtcacaaagagtcggacatgactgagcaactaacacacagtaTATCTCTAGGTAACATTTCTTGGGATAACAGAAAGGAGGACAAGGGCCAATCATTCTTAccttttggaaaatattaaaagttcattttatagGCCAGATTTCCAAGGACATAATCTGGATTAGAACTGTCTTCTTGCATATGGCAGTCCTCCACTCGAACAACTGAAACATTTGAAAAGCCTATATTGGACTGTGGTAGGAACCTGTCCCCTAAGTCTATGTTTTTCAAACCTTCTTGACCATAACACACAGCAGGAAATCCATTTTTCCTTGCTGCCCTGTACacttacacatacatacaaggTAACATTCAGTTTGTATGCACCAATATAAAGTTTATCAAGACATAATTGAGgactctatatttttaaattaaatgatattTGATCCAGTGACCATTTTTTAGACTACTCCATCTTGAGAAGgttcatatataaaatttttcttaatgtacatttttatatactaaagTGTTTATAAAACCAAAATCATTTGAAACTAAGTATGTGTGTTTTTTGAGAATAATGACTTTTTCTTCCAGCACTTTTGTGTGTCCAACTGAAATCATCGCCTTTGGTGATAGAATTGACGAATTCAGATCAATCAACACTGAAGTGGTAGCCTGCTCTGTTGATTCACAGTTCACCCATTTGGCCTGGTCAGTATCTTAAACTTAACATTTATAGGGAAAGAATAGACATACTCTTAAATTATGGGCAGACAACTCTTAACATGACAGGAATATAATTATTTATCAGACAGTTCAGGGATAAATTTATCTGAGAGCTGCTAGTTCAatgaaagtaaagtaaaaatgtttaaagattttATAGAACATTTCAAATTTTGGGAAAAGTTAAATTCAAAagatacagggacttccctggcagtccagtggtgaagaattcaccttccagtgcagcaGGTACCAGTTCATttgctggtcagggagctaagactccacatgcctcacagccaaaaacccaaaacataaaaacagaaacaatattgtaacaaattcaataaagatttaaaaaatggtctgtaccaaataattatttttttaaaagatgtaatatCCACAGCAAAAACCACTGAATTCTATGATTATTATGATAAATTGGATAACCTTAATctggagaaataaaattttttatatttattttcttagcaatgattaaataatttttaattcattaatcatgaaaagatgttccacctaattgcacaaaatttaaaatgacaagAGATGCCATGCACATGTTTGTGTGCATATGCAAGGAGTGTGGACTATTTTAATATATGCTGTTTACTTAACCCTGAAAGGTACATTTTCTGTTAACAGGATTAATACTCCTCGAAGACAAGGAGGACTTGGGTCAATAAGGATTCCACTTCTTGCAGATTTGAACCATCAGATCTCAAAGGACTATGGCGTATATCTGGAAGACTCAGGCCACACTCTTAGGTACCTTTCAGTAGTTGTACATGATGACAAATACAAACATTTGTAAACCTACTTGAAATGGAATTAGAAGATACAAGGTTtgatcaagaaatatttgttctaCTTGCAAAAATGTTGTAgataccattaaaaataattggtGAGTGCCTGACTGAAACTACGTGAGTGTCAAAGACTTTTAGAACTGGAAAATTCTAGAGGTCTTCAACCCTGTCATTTTACATAAAAACAGATTCAGCATTCCAAGAACTTAGCCAAAGTGACTATAGTTAATTGCAGAACCCAGACATGAGCCCAGGTCCCCAAActttctgtccatttctttttcttttccaaactgaCTCGAGTAATAGTTTTTCTAAATACAAGTATCATAGTATTTAGCAAACCTGTGCCTCCGGAGTAGGAAAAATTAAGGATATATTTTATTAACAGCTCTCATTGAGTTACTTGAGCTAATAACTGCTGATAGAATTCTTAGACAAAAGGGCAGATTCAGCTTGAAATACTTGTAATTTTCTTATAATCATACTGATTTGCTTTGTAGTGCTAATagttcttttaatgttttatgtaaAGGTATCAGTATTTTATAATCTTGCATTTTTTTAGAACagctttatttagatataattcacataccatacaactCACCCATTTAAAGCATACAATTTAGTAATTTTTAGTATTTCacagttgtacaaccatcaccacaatccatgttagaacattttcattgctCCAAAAAGAAtcccatacccattagcagttacTCCCCATTTCACCCAGTCCCCCTCTCCTAGCCCTacacaaccactaatctactttatgTCTTAATagttgcctattctggacatttcatatagatGGAATCCTACAGTATCTGCTCTTTTATGACTAGCCTTTTTTCACTTACcgtaatattttcaaggttcatccatattgaaTCAGTGTATCCCTgccaattttctttttgttttgtacttgTCAAGTCTATAATGGTTTCTGCCTAGCTATTATTATTAACTCCCAAAGAATAAATATGCCACTAAAGACTGTGGCACTTTTCAAATTGAGAATTATTTGAACATTAACCAAGTAAATTATCTAATATTAGCAAGCACAGCAAATGTCTTAGTCTCATAGTCTACCAAAGAAGCAGTTcacaaaatcaaaagagaaaacagaagctaCAGTTTGCTACCAAAGAACAGGCAGCTTTTGTTTTTATGTGGAGTATATGGCTATGATGAGTGTTACGGAGGCAAGGTCAAAATTTCCAGTCAGGCTCACTTACTTCAAAACAGACTTGATCACCCTTTATGAGGATTTTCAATTGTGAAAGTAGTATGTGAAAGAACACAAATATGAATAGTAATTAACAATTTTACCTAAGTTTGACCAAGTTGATCTGGTCTAAGGAGACTGAGCCCTAGTAGGTTCAGAGGTTGAGTtactcattcaaaaaaaaattttaagtattgtaGAATAAGGCTTTGCTATGCAGTTTCATCATTTACAGTACAGTCCCAAATCTAGTACATATGAAGATTCAACTGATAATACTACAGTACatttcaaagacaaaaacaaaattttaatgctACTGCTTAACAGTGATAATCCCAAAATACACGGTAGATAGGTGTGGGTATAggggtgtgtgcatgcacataccaGTCAAGTAGGTAGGTAGTTATGTTTTTGGTTCTGTATAACATCTTTCTGTTTGAGCGGTACAGGGATTCAAAGTAACTAATATTTGTCTTAACTGAGAACAAATgtcctcatctttcccattcttctgTTTTACAGAGGTCTCTTCATTATTGATGACAAGGGAATCCTAAGACAGATTACTCTGAATGACCTTCCCGTGGGTAGATCCGTGGATGAGACACTACGTTTGGTTCAGGCATTCCAGTACACTGACAGACACGGAGAAGGTGCCCTTTCCTTCTATTATAGCCTTTGGATTTTTTAGTTTGAGAGATAGTAGCATAATATGGTTTCTTACCTTAAAAGTAATTTTCATGGTTCCAGAGTCTTCcaattatttccaaattattaGATCTTTTAAGcaaatcaaattttaattattaatatgaaAGTGCTTTTAACAAAATATCACTAATATATTCTACCTACTGAATAGGatagaaaaaatattgttttcatagTCCATTTGAATATCTCAGAGAAAAGTTTCTGCTACTGTAATTTTTCCCATTATGTTTCTATTAACTTAAAATGTGCCAACCAATCTGGCCATATCTAGTAATGTATGTTTTATTTGCAtgttttacattatttaatttaagCTTTTTTCTTCAAGGTAATTCAGAAATCTTTGAGGTTATTCAGTAACACACTAATAATCTATTAGTTCACCCTTTCACTCCAAGTTTTTGCAGTAGCCAAATGGTAAACATCAGATTCTTCTTAAAATAGAACATATGTTATATATTCCTTTCAAAAGTATAACTTAGTGCCTGGGTCAGGGTGCTAAAACAAACAGTGAACCATGGCATCAGGACCAAATACTGCAGGGCACAGAAGATAAGCTTAAGGGAATGTACATTTGAGGAATTTTGCTGTACCCAGATCTTTGAATTCACCAGATTCCCAAACTTTCCAACTTTACTAAAGGAACACTCAATTTGATTTCTTCTGTTATAAATGTAACTAAACATtactgagaaaactgaaaaatagctATCTGCTGATAAGCTCCAGGACTAAAATTTCTTGTTGCAAGCCAGTAAGCTAACAAGTCAAGTGTTTGGTGGCCTAGAAATGTTCTCATTAATATAGGTTCTATTTTCAGTatcatttggaaaaagaaaagctgagagTTGATAGAATTGAACAGTTTTTAAATTGCCTTTTGCCAATTTTTGTTCCTTTCAGTCTGCCCTGCTGGTTGGAAACCTGGTAGTGAAACAGTAAGTCAAGTTCATTTTTCTGTTAAGGGGATGGCTGGGGCCAAAAAGCAGCAGCCAACCCTAGGATAATCTCTGTTTGTAACAGACCTGCCTTGATTTTGTAAATGAAGTAAACATTTCTAGGCAGAACTCCTAAAAGAAGTACAGGCATTCTTTGGACTGTAGGGAGAGTAGCTGAAACTGGGAAAGTAGAATATGGGACTTGATGCTCTGGATTTTAAAGCCAAGTATTCAGAgaattatatcatttaaaaagcagGAGGAGGGAAGTGGTGGAGACTTGTTCAAATAAATTCAGGGCAAAGAGAACAGTCACAAGAAAAATTTTTCAGTGTATATATTAAAAGCTTTAGAGAAAATCTGGCTTAACTGACAATGAAGCTAATGATTCTCTCCTTGTCATATGAAGGAAAATGAGACTGAAACACATTCTTTCATTTAGGGAGGCTATATAGAGTGTTTCTTTTACTTTGCAGTTTGAGATGAAAAGATTATACCCTAGACTGCCAAAAAATCCATTTGAGCTCCCTGCCCCCTTTTCAGGTTGTAGCATACCATCACTTCATTAGCAGATTATTTTACAAATGCATTAACATCTGTAGCCATGCTCCCTTAATGTGTTTGATTTAATTAGATCAAACCTGAAGATGCCATGCAAGCCTGGTGGCCAAGAGAAGAGTTATAAGTAAGTTTGAGAGTGCTTAAGTACAGATGTTAATTCACTAGCAGATCACCTGCCTTTTAAAATAGCTGAGATTAAAATTAGCAGGTAGGACAAATCCAGTCTttcctaaatatatataatttggtaCAGGAAAATAATCTTGACCTTCTTTAGTCAAGAGATGGGCAACTATTATCAGACTACTGATGATGTACATTGTCTTCTTTTCTTCAACAGATAATCCCAGATCCAGCCGGGAAACTGAAGTATTTCgataaaatgaactgaaaatacTTCCTCAGGTCACAGTGCTTGAAACTTCTCAATAAAACTCACTGTGTATTACCACACTGTGTTACAGTAGTAGTTtctgaaataatacaaaaatccATGTCAGGAGCCACATATACTTAGTATCATTAGACACTGATGCCAAAAGATAGGCAATTATTCTCTATCTTTCCAAAACAGGAAATGTCAGATTGACTCAAACTAGTAACAAGACTACTAACTGCCATTTATGGAGTAcatgccatgtgccaggcattgttagGAGTttaggtgcatttttttttttcacttaactctCACAGTAACTCTTTGAGttctttatttcacagatgaggagacagCTTGCAAAGGTAGAATCAGTCTTTGAACCCAGATAGGCTAATTCTAGTTTCTGGGCTCTTTACATTCCTCTGTGGCTCACCTCTGAGGGCAGCAGGAAAGAATAGGTTGTGAGCACAGTCACCTTCCACTGCGTCTGGTAGAGACAGTGAACCCCAGACTCTGCTCTGTACCCAGCATAAAGCCCTTTGGTTCTCTCTTTTATCTAAATTTACATTTTCAGCTTGTACCAAAATTATAAGtaagaaatatttgtatttagtTTACCATGAGAGTTCCCTGGTGATTAGAATTCCAGCCTTTCCCTGCAATGgcccaagttctatccctggttgggaaactgacaTCCTGCAAgttgcacagcatggccaaaaacaaaaaaagacatagaGTTTAACAAAAGTTGAATCTCCAAATATAATGTAACCAGCTGTTTGCAAATGACCACATATAAAGCTGAACTCCAGTGCCACTTCATCACCTGCATATggcaat
This sequence is a window from Odocoileus virginianus isolate 20LAN1187 ecotype Illinois unplaced genomic scaffold, Ovbor_1.2 Unplaced_Scaffold_4, whole genome shotgun sequence. Protein-coding genes within it:
- the PRDX4 gene encoding peroxiredoxin-4 isoform X1 is translated as MEAPPPPLPAMTLAPGRSRKLLLLPLLLFLLRAEAVRDLEAEERPRTREEECHFYAGGQVYPGEVSRVSVGDHSLHLSKAKISKPAPYWEGTAVINGEFKELKLTDYRGKYLVFFFYPLDFTFVCPTEIIAFGDRIDEFRSINTEVVACSVDSQFTHLAWINTPRRQGGLGSIRIPLLADLNHQISKDYGVYLEDSGHTLRGLFIIDDKGILRQITLNDLPVGRSVDETLRLVQAFQYTDRHGEVCPAGWKPGSETIIPDPAGKLKYFDKMN
- the PRDX4 gene encoding peroxiredoxin-4 isoform X2, coding for MEAPPPPLPAMTLAPGRSRKLLLLPLLLFLLRAEAVRDLEAEERPRTREEECHFYAGGQVYPGEVSRVSVGDHSLHLSKAKISKPAPYWEGTAVINGEFKELKLTDYRGKYLVFFFYPLDFTFVCPTEIIAFGDRIDEFRSINTEVVACSVDSQFTHLAWINTPRRQGGLGSIRIPLLADLNHQISKDYGVYLEDSGHTLRGLFIIDDKGILRQITLNDLPVGRSVDETLRLVQAFQYTDRHGEVCPAGWKPGSETIKPEDAMQAWWPREEL
- the PRDX4 gene encoding peroxiredoxin-4 isoform X3; amino-acid sequence: MEHRSRPRGIGLSRVPGTQSRIPRAPVPFHVEQEARGEDESEVRELPRPRTPTPVYRSPQSEEMTDNVIMVSKPAPYWEGTAVINGEFKELKLTDYRGKYLVFFFYPLDFTFVCPTEIIAFGDRIDEFRSINTEVVACSVDSQFTHLAWINTPRRQGGLGSIRIPLLADLNHQISKDYGVYLEDSGHTLRGLFIIDDKGILRQITLNDLPVGRSVDETLRLVQAFQYTDRHGEVCPAGWKPGSETIIPDPAGKLKYFDKMN